One window of the Saccopteryx bilineata isolate mSacBil1 chromosome 2, mSacBil1_pri_phased_curated, whole genome shotgun sequence genome contains the following:
- the NBR1 gene encoding next to BRCA1 gene 1 protein isoform X3, with the protein MEPQVTLNVTFKNETQSFLVSDPENTTWADVEAMVKVSFDLNSIQIKYLDEENEEVSINSQGEYEEALKMAVKQGNQLQVQVHEGYRVVDEALPPVTAEKQPVARAGKKPLAHYSSLVRVLGSDMKTPEEPAAQFPLIPCDADQPQDKPPDWFTSYLETFREQVVKETVEKLEQKLHEKLVLQNPSLGSCPSEVSMPISEETLFLPENQFNWHISCSSCQRRIFGVRYQCSLCPSYNICEDCESGPYAHDSNHVLLKLRRPVAGSSEPFSHSRFSAPRLPAALEQARLPLQPCAPVMPTLSAAFVDENLPDGTHLQPGTKFIKHWRMKNTGNVKWSTDTKLKFMWGNLTMASAEKKDVLVPCLKAGHVGIVSVEFIAPALEGTYTSHWRLSHKGQQFGPRVWCSIIVDPFSSESSDSIEKGMINSSETGDLACQQEEAFLLAKEEIQLGEAAEQTEETAACIPQKIKNVASERELYIPSVDLLTAQDLLSFELLDINIVQELERVPHNTPVDMTPCMSPLPHDSPLIEKPGLGQIQEESEGAGFKALSDSTASVKRRAENITAVEEGEDDLSGTQFVCETVIRSLTLDAAPDHNPPCRQKSLHMKFASPEEGPLGDEREEMVHIAEGEAVMEEEEEEEELKDEVQSQSSASSEDYIIILPECFDTSRPLGDSMYSSALSQPGLERGIEGQPGVEAAQEPVEAGERLPEGENQLQGHSINDILMASQTLDTVPLTPEVVGPPPRLPRSPPCAQHHGSPGVDLPVTIPEVSSVPDQIRGEPRGSPGLVNSRQKSYDHSRHHHHGSSIAGGLVKGALSVAASAYKALFAGPPITAQPIVSEDQTAALMAHLFEMGFCDRQLNLRLLKKHNYNILQVVTELLQINNNDWYSHRY; encoded by the exons ATGGAACCACAGGTTACTCtaaatgtgacttttaaaaatgaaactcaaagcTTTCTGGTTTCTGATCCAGAAAATACAACTTGGGCTGATGTTGAAGCTATG GTAAAAGTTTCATTTGATCTGAACTCTATTCAGATAAAATACCTGGATGAGGAAAATGAAGAG GTATCCATCAACAGTCAAG gAGAGTATGAAGAAGCACTTAAG ATGGCAGTTAAACAGGGCAACCAACTCCAGGTGCAAGTCCATGAAGGCTACCGTGTTGTTGACGAAGCCCTACCCCCAGTGACAGCTGAAAAACAACCTGTTGCAAGAGCAGGGAAGAAGCCACTTGCACATTATTCCTCCCTGGTGAGAGTTTTGGGATCAGACATGAAGACCCCAGAGGAACCTGCAGCACAG TTTCCACTTATTCCATGTGATGCAGACCAGCCTCAAGATAAGCCCCCGGACTGGTTCACAAGCTACCTGGAGACA TTCAGAGAGCAGGTGGTTAAAGAAACTGTTGAGAAGCTGGAACAGAAATTACATGAGAAGCTTGTTCTCCAGAACCCATCCTTGGGTTCCTGTCCCTCAGAAGTCTCAATGCCTATTTCAGAGGAAACACTGTTTTTGCCAGAAAACCAGTTCAATTGGCATATTTCTTGCAGCAGCTGCCAAAGGAGGATCTTTGGTGTACGCTACCAGTGCAG CCTATGCCCATCCTACAATATCTGTGAAGATTGTGAATCAGGGCCATATGCTCATGACTCCAACCATGTCTTGCTAAAGTTGCGGAGACCTGTTGCGGGTTCGTCTGAACCATTCTCTCACTCAAGGTTTTCTGCTCCTCGTCTGCCTGCTGCTCTGGAACAAGCCAG GCTCCCTTTGCAGCCCTGTGCCCCAGTTATGCCAACCCTCAGTGCAGCATTTGTGGATGAGAATTTGCCTGATGGGACTCACCTTCAGCCAGGAACCAAGTTTATCAAACACTGGAGGATGAAAAATACAGGAAATGTAAAGTGGAGTACAGACACAAAG CTTAAGTTCATGTGGGGAAACCTAACTATGGCTTCAGCGGAGAAGAAGGATGTTTTGGTTCCCTGCCTGAAGGCAGGCCATGTGGGAATTGTGTCTGTGGAGTTCATTGCCCCGGCCTTGGAGGGAACATACACTTCCCATTGGCGTCTTTCTCACAAAGGCCAGCAGTTTGGTCCTCGGGTCTGGTGCAGTATCATAGTGGATCCTTTCTCCTCCGAGAGCTCTGACAGCATTGAAAAGGGCATGATCAACTCAAGCGAAACTGGTGATCTCGCCTGCCAGCAAGAG GAAGCTTTTCTTCTGGCTAAGGAAGAAATTCAGCTTGGTGAAGCAGCTGAGCAGACAGAAGAGACAGCAGCCTGCATTCCACAGAAGATAAAAAATGTTGCCAGCGAGAGGGAGCTCTACATCCCATCGGTGGACCTTTTGACTGCCCAG GATCTGCTCTCCTTTGAGTTGTTGGATATAAACATTGTCCAAGAGTTGGAGAGAGTACCCCACAACACCCCTGTGG ATATGACTCCCTGCATGTCTCCTCTGCCACATGACAGTCCTTTAATAGAGAAGCCAGGCTTGGGGCAGATACAGGAAGAGAGTGAAGGGGCGGGATTTAAAGCACTTTCTG ATTCCACAGCATCAGTAAAGAGGAGGGCTGAGAATATTACTGcagtggaggagggagaagatgacCTGAGTGGGACCCAGTTTGTGTGTGAGACTGTAATTCGATCTCTTACCTTGGATGCTGCCCCCGATCACAACCCACCTTGCAGACAGAAGTCCCTGCACA TGAAATTTGCCTCGCCTGAAGAAGGACCACTTGGCgatgagagagaggagatggtCCATATTGCTGAGGGAGAAGCTGtcatggaggaggaggaagaggaagaggagctcAAAGATGAAGTTCAGAGTCAGTCATCTGCTTCTTCAGAGGATTACATCATCATCCTGCCTGAGTGCTTTGACACCAGCCGCCCCCTGGGGGACTCCATGTACAGCTCTGCGCTCTCACAGCCGGGCCTGGAGCGAGGGATTGAAGGCCAGCCTGGGGTTGAGGCTGCCCAGGAACCGGTCGAGGCTGGGGAAAGACTCCCTGAAGGGGAGAACCAGCTGCAGGGGCACAGCATCAATGACATCCTCATGGCCTCACAGACTCTGGACACGGTGCCCCTAACCCCAGAGGTGGTGGGTCCTCCACCACGGCTGCCCAG GAGCCCTCCTTGTGCACAGCATCATGGCTCCCCAGGAGTGGATTTACCAGTTACCATACCAGAAGTTTCTTCAGTCCCCGATCAGATCAGAGGAG AGCCCAGAGGCTCACCAGGACTTGTAAACAGCAGACAGAAGAGCTATGACCACTCAAG GCACCACCACCATGGGAGCAGCATTGCTGGAGGACTAGTGAAGGGGGCTTTGTCTGTTGCTGCCTCTGCATATAAGGCCTTGTTTGCTGGACCACCAATCACTGCACAG
- the NBR1 gene encoding next to BRCA1 gene 1 protein isoform X1, translating to MEPQVTLNVTFKNETQSFLVSDPENTTWADVEAMVKVSFDLNSIQIKYLDEENEEVSINSQGEYEEALKMAVKQGNQLQVQVHEGYRVVDEALPPVTAEKQPVARAGKKPLAHYSSLVRVLGSDMKTPEEPAAQFPLIPCDADQPQDKPPDWFTSYLETFREQVVKETVEKLEQKLHEKLVLQNPSLGSCPSEVSMPISEETLFLPENQFNWHISCSSCQRRIFGVRYQCSLCPSYNICEDCESGPYAHDSNHVLLKLRRPVAGSSEPFSHSRFSAPRLPAALEQARLQKQVDKNFLKAEKQRLRAEKKQRKAEVKELKKQLKLRRKIHLWNSIHGLQSPKSPLGRPESLLQSNTLMLPLQPCAPVMPTLSAAFVDENLPDGTHLQPGTKFIKHWRMKNTGNVKWSTDTKLKFMWGNLTMASAEKKDVLVPCLKAGHVGIVSVEFIAPALEGTYTSHWRLSHKGQQFGPRVWCSIIVDPFSSESSDSIEKGMINSSETGDLACQQEEAFLLAKEEIQLGEAAEQTEETAACIPQKIKNVASERELYIPSVDLLTAQDLLSFELLDINIVQELERVPHNTPVDMTPCMSPLPHDSPLIEKPGLGQIQEESEGAGFKALSDSTASVKRRAENITAVEEGEDDLSGTQFVCETVIRSLTLDAAPDHNPPCRQKSLHMKFASPEEGPLGDEREEMVHIAEGEAVMEEEEEEEELKDEVQSQSSASSEDYIIILPECFDTSRPLGDSMYSSALSQPGLERGIEGQPGVEAAQEPVEAGERLPEGENQLQGHSINDILMASQTLDTVPLTPEVVGPPPRLPRSPPCAQHHGSPGVDLPVTIPEVSSVPDQIRGEPRGSPGLVNSRQKSYDHSRHHHHGSSIAGGLVKGALSVAASAYKALFAGPPITAQPIVSEDQTAALMAHLFEMGFCDRQLNLRLLKKHNYNILQVVTELLQINNNDWYSHRY from the exons ATGGAACCACAGGTTACTCtaaatgtgacttttaaaaatgaaactcaaagcTTTCTGGTTTCTGATCCAGAAAATACAACTTGGGCTGATGTTGAAGCTATG GTAAAAGTTTCATTTGATCTGAACTCTATTCAGATAAAATACCTGGATGAGGAAAATGAAGAG GTATCCATCAACAGTCAAG gAGAGTATGAAGAAGCACTTAAG ATGGCAGTTAAACAGGGCAACCAACTCCAGGTGCAAGTCCATGAAGGCTACCGTGTTGTTGACGAAGCCCTACCCCCAGTGACAGCTGAAAAACAACCTGTTGCAAGAGCAGGGAAGAAGCCACTTGCACATTATTCCTCCCTGGTGAGAGTTTTGGGATCAGACATGAAGACCCCAGAGGAACCTGCAGCACAG TTTCCACTTATTCCATGTGATGCAGACCAGCCTCAAGATAAGCCCCCGGACTGGTTCACAAGCTACCTGGAGACA TTCAGAGAGCAGGTGGTTAAAGAAACTGTTGAGAAGCTGGAACAGAAATTACATGAGAAGCTTGTTCTCCAGAACCCATCCTTGGGTTCCTGTCCCTCAGAAGTCTCAATGCCTATTTCAGAGGAAACACTGTTTTTGCCAGAAAACCAGTTCAATTGGCATATTTCTTGCAGCAGCTGCCAAAGGAGGATCTTTGGTGTACGCTACCAGTGCAG CCTATGCCCATCCTACAATATCTGTGAAGATTGTGAATCAGGGCCATATGCTCATGACTCCAACCATGTCTTGCTAAAGTTGCGGAGACCTGTTGCGGGTTCGTCTGAACCATTCTCTCACTCAAGGTTTTCTGCTCCTCGTCTGCCTGCTGCTCTGGAACAAGCCAG GCTCCAGAAACAGGTTGACAAGAACTTTCttaaagcagaaaaacaaaggtTGCGAGCTGAGAAGAAACAGCGTAAAGCAGAAGTCAAAGAACTTAAAAAGCAGCTTAAACTCCGCAGGAAGATTCATCTATGGAATTCCATCCATGGACTACAGAGCCCCAAGTCTCCTTTGGGCCGGCCTGAGAGCCTCCTGCAGTCTAACACCCTAAT GCTCCCTTTGCAGCCCTGTGCCCCAGTTATGCCAACCCTCAGTGCAGCATTTGTGGATGAGAATTTGCCTGATGGGACTCACCTTCAGCCAGGAACCAAGTTTATCAAACACTGGAGGATGAAAAATACAGGAAATGTAAAGTGGAGTACAGACACAAAG CTTAAGTTCATGTGGGGAAACCTAACTATGGCTTCAGCGGAGAAGAAGGATGTTTTGGTTCCCTGCCTGAAGGCAGGCCATGTGGGAATTGTGTCTGTGGAGTTCATTGCCCCGGCCTTGGAGGGAACATACACTTCCCATTGGCGTCTTTCTCACAAAGGCCAGCAGTTTGGTCCTCGGGTCTGGTGCAGTATCATAGTGGATCCTTTCTCCTCCGAGAGCTCTGACAGCATTGAAAAGGGCATGATCAACTCAAGCGAAACTGGTGATCTCGCCTGCCAGCAAGAG GAAGCTTTTCTTCTGGCTAAGGAAGAAATTCAGCTTGGTGAAGCAGCTGAGCAGACAGAAGAGACAGCAGCCTGCATTCCACAGAAGATAAAAAATGTTGCCAGCGAGAGGGAGCTCTACATCCCATCGGTGGACCTTTTGACTGCCCAG GATCTGCTCTCCTTTGAGTTGTTGGATATAAACATTGTCCAAGAGTTGGAGAGAGTACCCCACAACACCCCTGTGG ATATGACTCCCTGCATGTCTCCTCTGCCACATGACAGTCCTTTAATAGAGAAGCCAGGCTTGGGGCAGATACAGGAAGAGAGTGAAGGGGCGGGATTTAAAGCACTTTCTG ATTCCACAGCATCAGTAAAGAGGAGGGCTGAGAATATTACTGcagtggaggagggagaagatgacCTGAGTGGGACCCAGTTTGTGTGTGAGACTGTAATTCGATCTCTTACCTTGGATGCTGCCCCCGATCACAACCCACCTTGCAGACAGAAGTCCCTGCACA TGAAATTTGCCTCGCCTGAAGAAGGACCACTTGGCgatgagagagaggagatggtCCATATTGCTGAGGGAGAAGCTGtcatggaggaggaggaagaggaagaggagctcAAAGATGAAGTTCAGAGTCAGTCATCTGCTTCTTCAGAGGATTACATCATCATCCTGCCTGAGTGCTTTGACACCAGCCGCCCCCTGGGGGACTCCATGTACAGCTCTGCGCTCTCACAGCCGGGCCTGGAGCGAGGGATTGAAGGCCAGCCTGGGGTTGAGGCTGCCCAGGAACCGGTCGAGGCTGGGGAAAGACTCCCTGAAGGGGAGAACCAGCTGCAGGGGCACAGCATCAATGACATCCTCATGGCCTCACAGACTCTGGACACGGTGCCCCTAACCCCAGAGGTGGTGGGTCCTCCACCACGGCTGCCCAG GAGCCCTCCTTGTGCACAGCATCATGGCTCCCCAGGAGTGGATTTACCAGTTACCATACCAGAAGTTTCTTCAGTCCCCGATCAGATCAGAGGAG AGCCCAGAGGCTCACCAGGACTTGTAAACAGCAGACAGAAGAGCTATGACCACTCAAG GCACCACCACCATGGGAGCAGCATTGCTGGAGGACTAGTGAAGGGGGCTTTGTCTGTTGCTGCCTCTGCATATAAGGCCTTGTTTGCTGGACCACCAATCACTGCACAG
- the NBR1 gene encoding next to BRCA1 gene 1 protein isoform X2 has protein sequence MEPQVTLNVTFKNETQSFLVSDPENTTWADVEAMVKVSFDLNSIQIKYLDEENEEVSINSQGEYEEALKMAVKQGNQLQVQVHEGYRVVDEALPPVTAEKQPVARAGKKPLAHYSSLVRVLGSDMKTPEEPAAQFPLIPCDADQPQDKPPDWFTSYLETFREQVVKETVEKLEQKLHEKLVLQNPSLGSCPSEVSMPISEETLFLPENQFNWHISCSSCQRRIFGVRYQCSLCPSYNICEDCESGPYAHDSNHVLLKLRRPVAGSSEPFSHSRFSAPRLPAALEQARLQKQVDKNFLKAEKQRLRAEKKQRKAEVKELKKQLKLRRKIHLWNSIHGLQSPKSPLGRPESLLQSNTLMLPLQPCAPVMPTLSAAFVDENLPDGTHLQPGTKFIKHWRMKNTGNVKWSTDTKLKFMWGNLTMASAEKKDVLVPCLKAGHVGIVSVEFIAPALEGTYTSHWRLSHKGQQFGPRVWCSIIVDPFSSESSDSIEKGMINSSETGDLACQQEEAFLLAKEEIQLGEAAEQTEETAACIPQKIKNVASERELYIPSVDLLTAQDLLSFELLDINIVQELERVPHNTPVDSTASVKRRAENITAVEEGEDDLSGTQFVCETVIRSLTLDAAPDHNPPCRQKSLHMKFASPEEGPLGDEREEMVHIAEGEAVMEEEEEEEELKDEVQSQSSASSEDYIIILPECFDTSRPLGDSMYSSALSQPGLERGIEGQPGVEAAQEPVEAGERLPEGENQLQGHSINDILMASQTLDTVPLTPEVVGPPPRLPRSPPCAQHHGSPGVDLPVTIPEVSSVPDQIRGEPRGSPGLVNSRQKSYDHSRHHHHGSSIAGGLVKGALSVAASAYKALFAGPPITAQPIVSEDQTAALMAHLFEMGFCDRQLNLRLLKKHNYNILQVVTELLQINNNDWYSHRY, from the exons ATGGAACCACAGGTTACTCtaaatgtgacttttaaaaatgaaactcaaagcTTTCTGGTTTCTGATCCAGAAAATACAACTTGGGCTGATGTTGAAGCTATG GTAAAAGTTTCATTTGATCTGAACTCTATTCAGATAAAATACCTGGATGAGGAAAATGAAGAG GTATCCATCAACAGTCAAG gAGAGTATGAAGAAGCACTTAAG ATGGCAGTTAAACAGGGCAACCAACTCCAGGTGCAAGTCCATGAAGGCTACCGTGTTGTTGACGAAGCCCTACCCCCAGTGACAGCTGAAAAACAACCTGTTGCAAGAGCAGGGAAGAAGCCACTTGCACATTATTCCTCCCTGGTGAGAGTTTTGGGATCAGACATGAAGACCCCAGAGGAACCTGCAGCACAG TTTCCACTTATTCCATGTGATGCAGACCAGCCTCAAGATAAGCCCCCGGACTGGTTCACAAGCTACCTGGAGACA TTCAGAGAGCAGGTGGTTAAAGAAACTGTTGAGAAGCTGGAACAGAAATTACATGAGAAGCTTGTTCTCCAGAACCCATCCTTGGGTTCCTGTCCCTCAGAAGTCTCAATGCCTATTTCAGAGGAAACACTGTTTTTGCCAGAAAACCAGTTCAATTGGCATATTTCTTGCAGCAGCTGCCAAAGGAGGATCTTTGGTGTACGCTACCAGTGCAG CCTATGCCCATCCTACAATATCTGTGAAGATTGTGAATCAGGGCCATATGCTCATGACTCCAACCATGTCTTGCTAAAGTTGCGGAGACCTGTTGCGGGTTCGTCTGAACCATTCTCTCACTCAAGGTTTTCTGCTCCTCGTCTGCCTGCTGCTCTGGAACAAGCCAG GCTCCAGAAACAGGTTGACAAGAACTTTCttaaagcagaaaaacaaaggtTGCGAGCTGAGAAGAAACAGCGTAAAGCAGAAGTCAAAGAACTTAAAAAGCAGCTTAAACTCCGCAGGAAGATTCATCTATGGAATTCCATCCATGGACTACAGAGCCCCAAGTCTCCTTTGGGCCGGCCTGAGAGCCTCCTGCAGTCTAACACCCTAAT GCTCCCTTTGCAGCCCTGTGCCCCAGTTATGCCAACCCTCAGTGCAGCATTTGTGGATGAGAATTTGCCTGATGGGACTCACCTTCAGCCAGGAACCAAGTTTATCAAACACTGGAGGATGAAAAATACAGGAAATGTAAAGTGGAGTACAGACACAAAG CTTAAGTTCATGTGGGGAAACCTAACTATGGCTTCAGCGGAGAAGAAGGATGTTTTGGTTCCCTGCCTGAAGGCAGGCCATGTGGGAATTGTGTCTGTGGAGTTCATTGCCCCGGCCTTGGAGGGAACATACACTTCCCATTGGCGTCTTTCTCACAAAGGCCAGCAGTTTGGTCCTCGGGTCTGGTGCAGTATCATAGTGGATCCTTTCTCCTCCGAGAGCTCTGACAGCATTGAAAAGGGCATGATCAACTCAAGCGAAACTGGTGATCTCGCCTGCCAGCAAGAG GAAGCTTTTCTTCTGGCTAAGGAAGAAATTCAGCTTGGTGAAGCAGCTGAGCAGACAGAAGAGACAGCAGCCTGCATTCCACAGAAGATAAAAAATGTTGCCAGCGAGAGGGAGCTCTACATCCCATCGGTGGACCTTTTGACTGCCCAG GATCTGCTCTCCTTTGAGTTGTTGGATATAAACATTGTCCAAGAGTTGGAGAGAGTACCCCACAACACCCCTGTGG ATTCCACAGCATCAGTAAAGAGGAGGGCTGAGAATATTACTGcagtggaggagggagaagatgacCTGAGTGGGACCCAGTTTGTGTGTGAGACTGTAATTCGATCTCTTACCTTGGATGCTGCCCCCGATCACAACCCACCTTGCAGACAGAAGTCCCTGCACA TGAAATTTGCCTCGCCTGAAGAAGGACCACTTGGCgatgagagagaggagatggtCCATATTGCTGAGGGAGAAGCTGtcatggaggaggaggaagaggaagaggagctcAAAGATGAAGTTCAGAGTCAGTCATCTGCTTCTTCAGAGGATTACATCATCATCCTGCCTGAGTGCTTTGACACCAGCCGCCCCCTGGGGGACTCCATGTACAGCTCTGCGCTCTCACAGCCGGGCCTGGAGCGAGGGATTGAAGGCCAGCCTGGGGTTGAGGCTGCCCAGGAACCGGTCGAGGCTGGGGAAAGACTCCCTGAAGGGGAGAACCAGCTGCAGGGGCACAGCATCAATGACATCCTCATGGCCTCACAGACTCTGGACACGGTGCCCCTAACCCCAGAGGTGGTGGGTCCTCCACCACGGCTGCCCAG GAGCCCTCCTTGTGCACAGCATCATGGCTCCCCAGGAGTGGATTTACCAGTTACCATACCAGAAGTTTCTTCAGTCCCCGATCAGATCAGAGGAG AGCCCAGAGGCTCACCAGGACTTGTAAACAGCAGACAGAAGAGCTATGACCACTCAAG GCACCACCACCATGGGAGCAGCATTGCTGGAGGACTAGTGAAGGGGGCTTTGTCTGTTGCTGCCTCTGCATATAAGGCCTTGTTTGCTGGACCACCAATCACTGCACAG